One genomic window of Punica granatum isolate Tunisia-2019 chromosome 1, ASM765513v2, whole genome shotgun sequence includes the following:
- the LOC116207718 gene encoding ferredoxin-dependent glutamate synthase, chloroplastic has protein sequence MASVPQLLHSNALSAKSCSVLLSDRGKASGLLLVDFVGLYCKSKHTSRRRQLGLSTSRAFPHFAAKSLPTPVRAVLDLDRTASSLDDSSASQSGPKPQVANLEDILSERGACGVGFIANLDNKASHQIIKDALVALGCMEHRGGCGADNDSGDGSGVMTLIPWDLFNSWVTEQGISSFDKLHTGVGMVFLPKDADLLDEAKKAIVNIFQQEGLEVLGWRPVPVDTSVVGYYARETMPNIQQVFVRVVKEDSIADVERELYICRKLIEKAASSASWGEDLYICSLSNQTIVYKGMLRSEVLGLFYLDLQKDLYRSPFAIYHRRYSTNTSPRWPLAQPMRFLGHNGEINTIQGNLNWMQSRETSLKSPVWRGRENEIRPFGNPKASDSANLDSAAELLIRSGRAPEEALMILVPEAYKNHPTLMIKYPEVVEFYEYYKGQMETWDGPALLLFSDGKTVGACLDRNGLRPARYWKTSDNVVYVASEVGVLPMDESKVTMKGRLGPGMMITVDLSSGQVYENTEVKKRVALSNPYGKWITENMRTLKPVNFLSATMMENESILRHQQAFGYSSEDVQMVIESMAAQGKEPTFCMGDDAPLAVLSQKSHMLYDYFKQRFAQVTNPAIDPLREGLVMSLEVNLGKRGNILEVGPENASQVSLSAVHPCLQFSVNIIRERMIFALFPQEPTRPAVPILLAVGAVHQHLIENGLRMSASIVADTAQCFSTHQFACLIGYGASAVCPYLALETCRQWRLSNKTVNLMRNGKMPTVTIEQAQKNFVKAVQAGLLKILSKMGISLLSSYCGAQIFEIYGLGKDIVDLAFCGSVSKMGGLTFDELARETLSFWVKAFSEDTAKRLENFGFIQFRPGGEYHGNNPEMSKLLHKAVRQKSMSAFSVYQQHLANRPVNVLRDLLEFRSDRAAIPVGKVEPATSIVERFCTGGMSLGAISRETHEAIAIAMNRLGGKSNSGEGGEDPIRWSPLTDVVDGYSPTLPHLKGLQNGDTATSAIKQVASGRFGVTPTFLVNADQLEIKIAQGAKPGEGGQLPGTKVSAYIARLRNSKPGVPLISPPPHHDIYSIEDLAQLIFDLHQVNPNAKVSVKLVAEAGIGTVASGVAKGNADIIQISGHDGGTGASPISSIKHAGGPWELGLTETHQTLIENGLRERVVLRVDGGFKSGVDVMMAAAMGADEYGFGSIAMIATGCVMARICHTNNCPVGVASQREELRARFPGVPGDLVNYFLYVAEEVRGMLAQLGYEKLDDVIGRTDLLKPRDISLVKTQHLDLSYLLSNAGMPKWSSTEIRKQVVHTNGPVLDDVILADPEISDAIENEKVIHKTLQIYNVDRAVCGRIAGVVAKRYGDTGFAGQLNITFTGSAGQSFACFLTPGMNIRLVGEANDYVGKGMAGGELVVTPVDETGFCPEEATIVGNTCLYGATGGQVFVRGKAGERFAVRNSLAQAVVEGTGDHCCEYMTGGCVVVLGKVGRNVAAGMTGGLAYILDDDDTLIPKVNKEIVKIQRVTAPVGQMQLKSLIEAHVEKTGSTKGAKILQEWDKYLPLFWQFVPPSEEDTPEACAEYQTTDADQVTLQSA, from the exons ATGGCTTCCGTCCCGCAGCTGCTCCACTCCAATGCTCTCTCCGCCAAGTCCTGCTCTGTCCTCCTCTCCGACCGAGGCAAAGCCAGCGGCCTCCTCCTCGTCGATTTCGTCGGCCTTTATTGTAAATCCAAGCACACCAGCCGCCGCCGCCAGCTCGGCCTCTCCACCTCCCGAGCCTTCCCTCACTTCGCCGCCAAGTCCCTGCCTACTCCTGTCCGAGCTGTCCTTGATCTCGACCGCACTGCCAGCTCCCTCGATGACTCGTCCGCCTCTCAGTCCGGTCCCAAGCCTCAG GTTGCGAATTTGGAGGACATTTTATCCGAGAGAGGAGCTTGTGGTGTAGGATTTATTGCAAACCTGGATAACAAGGCCTCTCATCAGATCATTAAGGATGCTCTTGTTGCTCTCGGATGCATGGAGCATCGTGGAGGATGCGGAGCTGATAATGACTCTGGTGATGGTTCGGGTGTGATGACTTTGATTCCATGGGATTTATTCAACAGTTGGGTGACTGAGCAGGGGATCTCTTCCTTTGATAAGTTGCACACTGGTGTTGGAATGGTCTTTCTCCCAAAAGATGCTGATCTGCTCGATGAAGCCAAAAAAG CTATTGTAAATATCTTCCAACAAGAAGGGCTAGAGGTGCTTGGATGGAGGCCTGTTCCTGTAGATACATCTGTAGTTGGTTATTATGCAAGAGAAACCATGCCCAACATACAACAGGTATTTGTTAGAGTGGTTAAAGAAGACAGCATAGCAGATGTTGAACGTGAACTCTACATCTGCCGAAAATTGATAGAGAAGGCAGCTAGTTCAGCAAGCTGGGGAGAGGACCTTTATATCTGTTCCCTGTCAAATCAAACCATAGTTTACAAGGGAATGCTTCGGTCAGAAGTTCTTGGTTTATTTTATCTAGATCTTCAGAAAGATTTGTACAGATCTCCATTTGCTATTTATCATAGAAGGTATAGCACAAATACTAGTCCCAGATGGCCTCTTGCTCAGCCTATGAGGTTTCTTGGTCACAATGGGGAGATCAATACTATACAG GGTAACTTGAACTGGATGCAATCTCGAGAGACATCATTAAAATCTCCTGTTTGGCGGGGTCGTGAAAATGAAATTCGTCCTTTTGGTAACCCAAAGGCATCTGATTCTGCAAACCTTGACAGTGCAGCAGAA TTGTTGATCAGAAGTGGTCGAGCTCCAGAGGAAGCTCTGATGATTCTTGTTCCAGAAGCATATAAGAATCATCCCACTTTAATGATAAAATATCCTGAG GTGGTTGAATTTTACGAATACTACAAGGGTCAGATGGAGACTTGGGATGGACCAGCCCTGCTATTGTTCAG TGATGGCAAAACAGTTGGGGCTTGTCTTGATCGGAATGGGCTTCGTCCTGCTAGATACTGGAAGACTTCAGATAATGTTGTCTATGTTGCTTCTGAG GTCGGTGTGCTACCAATGGACGAGTCAAAGGTTACCATGAAAGGCCGTCTTGGTCCTGGAATGATGATAACTGTTGATCTATCCAGTGGTCAG GTGTATGAGAATACAGAAGTCAAAAAGCGAGTGGCCCTGTCAAATCCCTATGGGAAGTGGATAACTGAAAATATGCGTACCCTGAAGCCCGTTAACTTCCTCTCTGCTACAATGATGGAAAATGAATCAATCTTAAGGCACCAGCA GGCATTTGGCTACTCCAGTGAGGATGTCCAGATGGTCATTGAATCTATGGCTGCACAAGGAAAAGAGCCTACGTTTTGCATGGGAGATGATGCTCCGTTGGCAGTGTTGTCTCAGAAATCTCATATGCTTTATGATTACTTCAAGCAACGATTTGCACAG GTGACAAATCCAGCAATTGATCCTCTAAGAGAAGGATTAGTTATGTCTCTTGAAGTTAATCTGGGGAAGCGAGGAAACATACTGGAAGTTGGACCTGAAAATGCTTCACAG GTCAGTTTATCCGCAGTGCATCCATGCTTGCAATTTTCCGTAAACATAATCAGGGAAAG AATGATCTTTGCCCTTTTTCCCCAGGAACCAACTCGTCCTGCAGTCCCAATTCTTCTTGCTGTTGGGGCTGTTCATCAGCATCTTATTGAAAATGGCCTGAGAATGTCTGCATCTATTGTAGCCGACACAGCTCAGTGTTTCAGTACCCATCAATTTGCTTGCTTAATCGGATATGGGGCAAG TGCGGTCTGCCCTTATTTGGCATTGGAAACTTGTCGGCAGTGGCGCTTGAGTAACAAGACTGTAAATCTGATGCGTAATGGTAAGATGCCTACTGTGACAATTGAACAGGCACAGAAGAATTTTGTTAAG GCAGTGCAAGCTGGGCTGCTCAAAATTCTCTCCAAAATGGGTATTTCATTATTATCAAG CTACTGTGGTGCCCAAATATTTGAGATTTATGGGTTGGGTAAAGATATTGTTGACCTTGCATTCTGTGGAAGTGTATCCAAGATGGGTGGATTAACCTTCGATGAG CTTGCAAGGGAGACTTTGTCTTTCTGGGTGAAAGCTTTCTCAGAGGATACTGCGAAGAGACTGGAAAATTTTGGTTTTATTCAATTTAGACCAGGAG GGGAGTACCATGGAAACAACCCAGAGATGTCAAAATTGCTGCACAAAGCTGTTCGTCAGAAGAGTATGAGTGCATTTTCAGTTTACCAGCAGCATTTGGCTAATCGCCCTGTTAAT GTTTTACGGGATCTTCTGGAGTTTAGAAGTGATCGTGCGGCAATCCCTGTGGGGAAGGTTGAACCTGCAACTTCCATTGTCGAACGCTTCTGCACTGGAGGAATGTCTCTTGGGGCGATTTCAAGGGAAACTCATGAAGCTATTGCCATTGCAATGAATAGGCTTGGAGGAAAATCTAACTCAGGAGAAGGCGGTGAG GACCCTATCCGCTGGAGCCCATTGACAGATGTTGTAGATGGTTACTCTCCAACACTGCCACACCTGAAAGGACTACAGAATGGGGATACTGCTACCAGTGCTATCAAGCAG GTTGCTTCAGGTCGCTTTGGTGTAACTCCAACTTTCTTGGTTAATGCTGATCAGTTAGAGATTAAAATTGCACAAGGTGCAAAGCCTGGTGAAGGTGGTCAATTACCTGGAACAAAAGTCAGTGCATATATTGCGAGGTTGCGAAATTCCAAGCCTGGAGTTCCACTCATATCTCCACCACCACACCATGATATTTATTCCATCGAAGACCTTGCACAATTGATCTTCGACCTTCATCAG GTTAATCCCAATGCCAAAGTATCAGTAAAGCTCGTGGCAGAAGCTGGAATTGGCACAGTTGCTTCTGGGGTTGCAAAAGGGAATGCAGATATCATCCAG ATATCCGGTCATGATGGTGGAACTGGAGCCAGCCCCATAAGCTCCATCAAGCATGCCGGGGGCCCCTGGGAGCTTGGCTTAACAGAAACCCACCAG ACACTAATTGAAAATGGGCTTCGAGAAAGAGTCGTTCTGCGGGTTGATGGTGGATTTAAGAGTGGAGTGGATGTTATGATGGCTGCGGCAATGGGTGCTGATGAGTATGGGTTCGGTTCTATTGCCATGATTGCCACGGGATGTGTCATGGCTCGCATCTGCCATACCAACAATTGCCCAGTTGGTGTTGCCAGTCAG AGAGAGGAGCTGCGAGCTCGGTTTCCTGGGGTGCCTGGTGATCTTGTAAACTACTTTTTGTATGTTGCTGAGGAG GTACGAGGGATGTTGGCACAACTGGGTTATGAGAAGTTAGATGATGTAATTGGAAGGACAGATTTGTTAAAACCTCGGGACATCTCACTAGTGAAAACTCAGCACCTTGATCTGAGTTATCTTCTCTCA AATGCGGGGATGCCAAAATGGAGCAGTACTGAGATCAGGAAACAGGTGGTTCATACTAATGGTCCTGTCCTCGATGATGTTATACTGGCAGATCCAGAG ATATCGGATGCTATAGAGAATGAAAAGGTCATTCATAAGACATTACAAATATACAATGTGGATCGTGCAGTCTGTGGTCGTATAGCTGGTGTAGTTGCCAAGAGATATGGAGACACTGGTTTTGCAGGACAGCTGAACATAAC ATTCACTGGGAGTGCTGGGCAGTCATTTGCATGCTTTTTAACTCCTGGAATGAATATCCGTCTTGTAGGAGAGGCTAACGACTATGTGGGAAAG GGCATGGCAGGTGGAGAGTTGGTAGTGACTCCTGTTGATGAGACTGGTTTTTGCCCTGAGGAGGCAACGATAGTAGGGAACACTTGTTTGTATGGTGCTACGGGTGGTCAGGTATTTGTTAGAGGGAAAGCAGGGGAGCGATTTGCTGTAAGGAACTCTCTCGCTCAAGCGGTAGTTGAAGGTACTGGAGACCACTGTTGTGAGTACATGACTGGAGGCTGTGTTGTAGTCCTCGGAAA AGTTGGTAGAAACGTGGCTGCTGGAATGACAGGAGGTTTAGCCTACATTCTCGATGACGATGACACTCTTATCCCCAAG GTCAACAAAGAGATTGTGAAGATCCAGAGGGTGACAGCACCAGTGGGTCAGATGCAGCTGAAGAGCCTCATCGAGGCCCACGTC GAAAAAACCGGAAGCACTAAGGGCGCCAAAATCCTCCAGGAGTGGGACAAGTATCTACCACTCTTCTGGCAATTCGTTCCCCCGAGTGAAGAAGATACTCCTGAGGCCTGTGCCGAGTACCAGACAACAGATGCTGATCAGGTCACCCTGCAATCTGCTTAG
- the LOC116195797 gene encoding phosphatidylinositol 4-phosphate 5-kinase 4-like, producing the protein MSKEQHSGVMKAWEATLRKTQAAKKRANSIFGTMSVAPHADDEEDEDPSTASTGEIYHAERFLPNGDIYTGQWYDNFPHGHGKYLWTDGCMYVGEWYRGKAMGRGRFSWPSGSVYDGEFKSNYMDGKGTYAGRGGDTYRGQWIMNLKHGHGYKTCANGDEYEGDWRRGLQEGNGRYKWKNGDYYVGEWKNGAICGRGTFFWASTGNRYDGYWEDGLPKGNGTFLWSDGSFYMGNWSKDPEERSGSYYPSGSSLMDGNNPEWDPQQVFEELSKYVICPGEKVPMLPSQKKLAMWRSSKAGDPKPRRMSVDGRVSVGVERTVDRMKMFESDGDFGGNVLREGGRDLDADLLRLEMEDCGNLPTPGVGQQLRIPKNVKKQGETIYKGHKNYELMLNLQLGIRHSVGRAPPPDNLDLKASAFDVKEKIWTRFPPEGSKYTPPHQSCDFKWKDYCPQVFRTLRKLFKVDPADYMLSICGNNALRELSSPGKSGSFFYLTHDDRYMIKTMKKSEAKVLLRMLSAYYNHVRAFENTLVIKFYGLHCVKLTGPAQKKVRFIIMGNLFCSEYTVHRRFDLKGSSLGRTTDKPESEIDGNTILKDLDLNFIFRLQKPFFQQFCRQIDRDCEFLEQERIMDYSLLVGLYFRETSVAGYLIPSGARTPTGDPDDEGAPRLSRADVDQLLNDPCRWASIRLGVNMPARVERTLRRSGCELQLVGEPTGEFYDVVMFFGIIDILQDYDISKKLEHAYKSIQYDPTSISAVDPRQYSRRFRDFIFKIFVEDA; encoded by the exons TTCCTACCCAACGGGGACATATATACTGGGCAGTGGTACGACAACTTCCCCCACGGACATGGAAAGTACCTCTGGACGGACGGGTGCATGTATGTCGGGGAATGGTACAGGGGGAAGGCAATGGGACGGGGCCGGTTCAGCTGGCCCTCTGGCTCAGTCTATGACGGCGAGTTCAAGAGTAACTACATGGATGGGAAGGGGACCTATGCGGGACGTGGCGGGGACACGTACCGGGGACAGTGGATCATGAACCTCAAGCATGGACACGGCTACAAGACTTGTGCCAACGGGGATGAGTATGAAGGCGACTGGCGAAGGGGACTCCAGGAAGGGAACGGGCGGTACAAATGGAAGAACGGGGATTACTACGTCGGCGAGTGGAAGAACGGGGCGATTTGCGGGAGGGGGACCTTCTTCTGGGCCAGTACGGGGAACCGGTATGACGGGTATTGGGAggacgggctgcccaagggaaatggcacGTTCCTATGGTCCGATGGGAGCTTCTACATGGGGAACTGGAGCAAGGACCCTGAGGAACGGAGCGGCAGTTACTACCCGTCAGGGTCGTCCCTGATGGACGGAAATAACCCAGAGTGGGATCCGCAGCAGGTGTTCGAGGAACTGTCCAAGTACGTGATCTGCCCCGGGGAGAAGGTTCCCATGCTCCCGTCCCAGAAGAAGCTTGCCATGTGGAGGTCGAGCAAAGCCGGGGATCCCAAACCCAGGAGGATGTCTGTGGATGGGAGGGTGAGCGTCGGGGTGGAGAGGACAGTCGACCGGATGAAGATGTTTGAGAGCGATGGAGATTTTGGCGGGAACGTGCTCAGGGAAGGAGGGAGGGACTTGGATGCGGATCTGTTGAGGTTGGAGATGGAGGACTGCGGGAATTTGCCGACTCCGGGAGTCGGGCAGCAGTTGAGGATACCGAAGAATGTGAAGAAACAGGGGGAAACCATATACAAGGGGCATAAGAATTACGAGTTGATGCTTAACTTGCAGTTAGGAATAAG GCACTCGGTGGGAAGAGCTCCACCCCCAGACAATCTCGATCTCAAGGCTTCAGCGTTCGATGTCAAGGAAAAGATTTGGACGAGGTTTCCTCCAGAAGGAAGCAAGTACACCCCACCTCATCAATCCTGCGACTTCAAATGGAAGGACTACTGCCCTCAAGTTTTCAG GACCCTGAGGAAGTTGTTCAAGGTGGATCCCGCAGACTACATGCTGTCAATATGCGGGAACAATGCCCTTCGAGAGCTCTCCTCTCCTGGTAAAAGTGGGAGCTTCTTCTATCTGACCCACGATGACCGGTATATGATCAAGACAATGAAAAAGTCCGAAGCAAAG GTGCTTCTAAGGATGCTTTCAGCTTACTACAATCACGTACGAGCCTTTGAAAATACTCTCGTGATAAAGTTCTATGGACTGCACTGTGTGAAGCTAACCGGGCCAGCCCAGAAGAAG GTGCGGTTCATTATCATGGGGAATCTCTTCTGTTCTGAGTATACCGTCCACAGGCGTTTCGATCTGAAAGGGTCGTCCCTAGGCCGCACAACTGACAAGCCAGAGTCAGAGATTGACGGAAATACAATTCTCAAAGATCTTGACCTCAACTTTATATTCCGGCTTCAGAAACCGTTCTTTCAGCAGTTTTGCAG GCAAATAGATAGGGACTGCGAGTTTCTTGAACAGGAGAGGATTATGGACTACAGTCTCTTGGTCGGTCTTTATTTCCGGGAAACATCAGTTGCAGGCTATctaattccatcgggagctcGCACTCCTACTG GTGACCCTGATGATGAAGGAGCTCCGCGTCTCTCGCGAGCAGATGTGGACCAGCTTCTTAATGATCCGTGCAG GTGGGCCAGCATCAGACTCGGGGTGAACATGCCGGCTCGAGTAGAGAGGACCCTGCGAAGGAGCGGGTGTGAGCTTCAGCTCGTGGGGGAGCCCACCGGGGAGTTCTACGATGTGGTCATGTTCTTCGGGATCATAGACATCCTGCAAGACTACGACATCAGCAAGAAGCTCGAGCATGCCTACAAGTCCATCCAATACGACCCTACATCAATCTCGGCTGTCGACCCCCGGCAGTACTCGAGGCGATTTCGCGATTTCATCTTCAAGATCTTCGTCGAGGATGCTTAA